In Deinococcus aquaticus, the sequence TAGCCAACGTCCCTGTTCGCGTGACCTGATCACGCGGTTGGCCTTCCAGATCATGGTCTCACCTGACCTTTCTGCTGCAAGAATTTCCGACTCCAGTCGAAGTAGTGTCCCACACGGGATCATGACCACATCAATAGGGAAAACTGTCGGTCAGGACGTCATTTTCCGTTATGCGTTCCGGAGGAGGTTTTCGACATGTTGGGCCTCTGATACGGACTCGGATGGAACGGTTTTTGCAAACCATTCCATCCGAGCGGATGCGAATGGGAGCAAAGCGGATTCCGGGCGTGGAGTTGGCAACCCGGCGCCCTCCCGGGTTGTTAACGAAACAGACGGAATCCGTATGACAGCGTGAACAGCCCAGATGTTGGGTGTCTGGGAGTGGGACGACGAAAAGGGGATCGTCGCTGAATGGCGTGCGGGGCGGTATGAATGGGACCAAGATGACATGGATGCCGTCCTGACCGAACAAAATCCAGGAAAGCATGTTCTCGACGGCATCCTGAAGGGGATCTTGCCCCACCTGGAAACTCTTGCGAGTGGCCCACGACAAGGGGCTGCGCTAGCAAAGGCTGGGGTCATGCGGCTATGGAGTAGCTGGAAGCGAATAGAATAGATGCGTGACCGTCCTGACCACTCCCGCCGTGCTCGATCAACTCAAGGCCCTGGCGCAGGACACCCGGTATGAGCTGATGCGTCATCTGGCCCTTGGGGAACGCTGCGTCTGCGACCTGGAAGCGCTGCTCACCCTGCCGCAGTCCAAGGTCTCCTACCACCTCGGCATCCTGCGGGACGCGGGTCTGGTCACGTCCGAGCAGCGTGGCAAGAATGTGTACTACAGCATCAACCGCCCCGCGCTCTACCGCCTCGGCGGAGAGATGCTCACCGACCTGATGCCAGATCAGGGGTCCCTGACACATCAAGACAGATCGGTGTGTTAGCGTCAGCGGTATGACCCGCGTTCTGATCCTCTGCACGCACAACTCCGCCCGTTCGCAGATGGCTGAAGCCCTGACCCGGGGCGCTGCCCGGCGCCTCGGCGTCGACCTGGAGGTCCACTCGGCCGGGACCGAGGCCACCCGCGTCAAGGACGACGCGAAGACCGTCATGGCCGAAGTGGGCCTCGACCTGAGCACCCACACCAGCAAGACTCTCTGGGACGTCCCGGACGCCCAGAACTTCGATTACGTGGTCACCGTGTGCGACAGCGCGGCCGAGGCCTGCCCCGTGTACCCCGGCCAGACCACCCGCCGCCACTACCCCTTCACGGATCCCTCGGGCGGCAGCCTCGACCGCTGGCGCGCCGTCCGCGACCAGCTGAGCACCCAGTTCGACGCGTTCGTGCAGGCCCTGAGAGACGGCCGTGACGTGCCACCCACCTACGAGGACAGCCCCGCCGTCACGGTGGCCTGACGTGAGCGTTCCCCTCTCCCGCGCCGTCACGGCGGAAGGACTGGGCACCTTCGCCCTGGTGTTCTTCGGGCCCGGCGCCGCCGTCGTGCAGGCTCAGACGGGCGCCCTGGGCCACCTCGGAGTCGCGGTCGTGTTCGGTCTGACCGTCACGGCCGTGATCGCGGCGCTGGCCCCGATCAGCGGCGCCCACATCAACCCGGCCGCCACCTTCGCCCTGACGCTTGCCCGTCAGTTCCCGAGAGAGCGGGTGCTGCCGTACGTCGCGGCGCAACTGCTCGGGGCGGCGCTGGCCGCCTACGTGCTGCTGGCCCTGTTCGGCCTGAAAGGCAACCTGGGCGTGACCTTGCCTGCCGGAAGCGTTCCCCAGGCGTTCATCCTCGAACTGATCCTGACCTTCTTCCTGCTCCTGGTCGCGCTGCGCTCCGGGCTGCCCTGGGTGGTGGGCGGCGTCGTGGCGCTGGAAGCCGCGATGGGCGGACCGATCACCGGGGCCAGCATGAACCCCGCCCGCTCCTTCGGTCCGGCGCTGGCCAGCGGCATCTGGACGGCGCACTGGCTGTACTGGGTCGCCCCGCTGCTCGGTGCGGCCCTCGCCGTCGCTGTGAACCACCTTCTCGCGCCCGCCACTCCAGTCGAACCTCAACCGCAGCAAGCCCAGGAATTTGTGCCTGAAGGAGATCCCGTATGACCGACGCGTCCCGCCCGCCCCGCGTGCTGTTCCTGTGCACCGGCAACACCGCCCGCTCCCAGATGGCCCAGGCCCTGCTCGAACACCATGGCGGCTCACGGTACCAGGTGACCTCCGCCGGTCTGGAGCCCGGCATGGTGAATCCCCTGACCGTGCAGGTCCTGCAGGAGTCCGGCCTGCCCACCGGGCACCTGCAGGCCAAGGGTGTCAGACCCCTGATCGCCGAGCACTTCACGTACGTCATCACCGTGTGTGACCGCGCGGAAGCGAACTGCCCGATCTTCCCCAACGCCACCTACCGACTCGCTTGGGCGTTCGAGGATCCGGCCGCCGCCACCGGCAGTGACGCTGAGCGCCTGGCCGTGTTCCGGCGCGTGCGTGATGAGATCGACGCGCGGATTCAGGCGTGGGTGGCGCAACGCGCATGAAGGTCGCAGTTTTCGGGGACGTGCACGGGAACCGGTGGGCACTCGACGCGGTGGCCAGGGACATCGAAACCCACCGGCCGGACGCCTGGGTCAACCTGGGCGATCAGGTGTTCGGCGGCGCGGACCCGGCCGGCGCGTGGCAACTTCAGCAGGAACTCAAGGCGCAGCGCGGCGTCCTGGAAGTGCGGGGCAACACGGATGAACGCCTCGGCCAGCCTCTGACCGAAACGACTGAGAAACGCGAGATGCTCGCGTGGCTGCACGCTCAGCTCCCTGAAGGGGCAGGCGCGTCCGTCGCGGCCCTGCCGACCAGTGTCACTCTGGCGGGCGGGGAGGTGCTGGCAGCGCACGGCACGCCAGACTCCGCGTGGATGTACCTCCTGCGTGACGGGAAGGCCTGGGCCAGTGACGACCTCGTGCAGGAACGCCTGGGCGACACTGGGAACGCCCGCGTGGTGATCGTGGGCCATTCTCACCTGGAGCACGTGCGCCAGATCGGTTCCCTGACGGTCGTCAACGCCGGCGCGGTGTCACGGCAGAAAGACGGCTCCCCGCTGGCGCGCTGGGTGCTGCTCGAGGGCGGGGACGGGATCTGGACGGTGACGTTCCGGCGGGTGCCGTACGACATCGAGGCGGCCGCCCAGTGGGCGGAGGCGCACGCGTATCAGGGTGCGAAGGAAGCGGCGCACCTGCGCGCCGGTAAGGGTTCGAAGGAGGCAGTCGGTCGAGCGCGACACCCTGAGCCGGGCGCGCCCCTTGACCTGATCGTGAATGACGGCGTGACGCCGAGAAAGTCCGCTGTGCGCTCCTGACGAAGTCCGTCCATCGACGCCCGGCACCTCCACTGTTCATCGTTCGGCTGCCGGCCTGCGGCACCACCTGTCTCGTTTCCTGATTTCTGCACCCTGACCCACCCAAGATCAATAAGGAGCCCTGCCATGACCCAGACCCTGCCCCCCACCATTCCCGGCCTCAGCGAGCACACCGCCACCGACGCCCTGATCACGGCCCTGCGCACCCTGCCCCAGCGGCCCCTTCAGTTCCACCTGCACGGCGAGGTGCTCGTCCCGGCGGGCTATCACGTCACCGAGGTCAAGGCCGTCACCATCGAAGCGATGGACTGCGGCGGCCAGGCGAACACCTGGCGCGAAACGGTCATTCAACTGATGGATGGCAGCGCCGAGGACGCGCAGGCTGGGTTCATGACCAACCGGAAGTTCCTCGCCATCTATGACCGCGTCGTGGGGTCTGACTAGCGAAGGAACAGAAATCCGCCCTTGGGTTCCAGATCACAATTCAATCTGCTCAAGGTACGCCTGCACGGTGTCAGGATCACGCAGGGGACGCAGTTGACCTTGGGCAATCTCCTCTGGCAGCTTGAATTCGTAAGTTCCCAGCATGCGGATATGCCCATGCAAAAGCGGCGTCAGGCGGGAGATGTCCCGCTCGTTCTCAATCTTCCCGGCCTGTCTCAAGTCGTCCAGGGCAACGCCCATATACCGGGTGTTCCATAGCACGATGGCATTGACCACCAGCCCCAGCGCGCCCAGTTGATCTTCCATCCCTTCCCTGTATTTCTGCCGCAGTTCGCCCTTCCGTCCGTGGAACACAGCCCGGCCCACGCCGTGCCGCTGTTCGCCCCGATTGATCTGCCGCAGGATGCGCCGCCGGTACGCCTCATCCCCGACGTAGTTCAGCAGGAACAGGGTCTTCTCGACGCGGCCAAACTCAGCGATAGCCCGTCCCAGACCCGACAGGCTGCCGCCGCGTTGCAAGGTTCGCATCACCGCCGTGGCTTTGACCTTGCCCAGCTTGAGTGATCCAGCCAGGCGCAGCATGTCTTCCCAGTGGGCGGCGATCAGCCGCTCATCGACGACGTGGCGGCTCAGGTCATCCAGCGCGCCGTAATCGGCCTCGCGGTCCAGTCGCCAGAAGCGCTGATCGGGCAGATCGGCGAGCCGGGGGCTGAAGCGGTAGCCCAGCAGCGCGAACAACCCGAACACCACGTCGCTGGAGCCGTGCGTATCGGCCATAATCTCGCGGGGGTCAAGGCGGGTCTGCTGTTCCAGCAGGCCTGCCAGGATGAACAGCGAGTCGCGCAGCGTCCCCGGAATCACGATGCCGTGAAAGCCGGTGAACTGATCGCTGGTGAAGTTGTAGTACGTCACGCCACGCTGGGAGCCGAAATACTTGCGGTTCCATCCGGCGTGCAGGGTCCTCACTGGCACCACAAAGCGCAGCCCATCGGCGGATGCCACTTCACCTCCGCCCCAGGTGTGCGCCAGCGGCAGGGCGAACTGGGCGTCCACCAGGCGGGCATTGGCCGCCGTGATGGTCTCAGCGCGGACGTAGTTCTGCTGAACCCATGACAGGCGCGACAGGGTGAGCGCCTGAACCTCTGGCGCGGCCACCGCCGCCAGACCGATGTTGCACGCTTGGGCCAGCAGAACCGCTGTGACACTTAAAGGCAAGTCCCGCAAGGTGGAGGTGCCATCGGTGACGTGGGTAAAGGCATCGGCCAGCCCCGTAAAGGCATGCACTTCCAGCAACAAGGCGGCCAGCGGCACGGCG encodes:
- a CDS encoding arsenate reductase ArsC, whose amino-acid sequence is MTDASRPPRVLFLCTGNTARSQMAQALLEHHGGSRYQVTSAGLEPGMVNPLTVQVLQESGLPTGHLQAKGVRPLIAEHFTYVITVCDRAEANCPIFPNATYRLAWAFEDPAAATGSDAERLAVFRRVRDEIDARIQAWVAQRA
- a CDS encoding MIP/aquaporin family protein, producing the protein MSVPLSRAVTAEGLGTFALVFFGPGAAVVQAQTGALGHLGVAVVFGLTVTAVIAALAPISGAHINPAATFALTLARQFPRERVLPYVAAQLLGAALAAYVLLALFGLKGNLGVTLPAGSVPQAFILELILTFFLLLVALRSGLPWVVGGVVALEAAMGGPITGASMNPARSFGPALASGIWTAHWLYWVAPLLGAALAVAVNHLLAPATPVEPQPQQAQEFVPEGDPV
- a CDS encoding metallophosphoesterase family protein, giving the protein MKVAVFGDVHGNRWALDAVARDIETHRPDAWVNLGDQVFGGADPAGAWQLQQELKAQRGVLEVRGNTDERLGQPLTETTEKREMLAWLHAQLPEGAGASVAALPTSVTLAGGEVLAAHGTPDSAWMYLLRDGKAWASDDLVQERLGDTGNARVVIVGHSHLEHVRQIGSLTVVNAGAVSRQKDGSPLARWVLLEGGDGIWTVTFRRVPYDIEAAAQWAEAHAYQGAKEAAHLRAGKGSKEAVGRARHPEPGAPLDLIVNDGVTPRKSAVRS
- a CDS encoding ArsR/SmtB family transcription factor; translation: MTVLTTPAVLDQLKALAQDTRYELMRHLALGERCVCDLEALLTLPQSKVSYHLGILRDAGLVTSEQRGKNVYYSINRPALYRLGGEMLTDLMPDQGSLTHQDRSVC
- a CDS encoding DUF6428 family protein, which produces MTQTLPPTIPGLSEHTATDALITALRTLPQRPLQFHLHGEVLVPAGYHVTEVKAVTIEAMDCGGQANTWRETVIQLMDGSAEDAQAGFMTNRKFLAIYDRVVGSD
- a CDS encoding arsenate reductase ArsC, translated to MTRVLILCTHNSARSQMAEALTRGAARRLGVDLEVHSAGTEATRVKDDAKTVMAEVGLDLSTHTSKTLWDVPDAQNFDYVVTVCDSAAEACPVYPGQTTRRHYPFTDPSGGSLDRWRAVRDQLSTQFDAFVQALRDGRDVPPTYEDSPAVTVA